Proteins encoded by one window of Arachis hypogaea cultivar Tifrunner chromosome 1, arahy.Tifrunner.gnm2.J5K5, whole genome shotgun sequence:
- the LOC112789539 gene encoding lysophospholipid acyltransferase 1-like, which produces MAMEVELEPMAASIGVTVPVLRFLLCFAATIPLSFLWRIVPGRLPKHLYSAGVGVSLSYISFGLSSNMHFSVLIMIGYSSMLLFRPRCGILTFFLGFGYLIGCHVYYMSGDVWKDGGIDDTGALMVLTLKIISCLFNYNDGLLKEEEGLREAQRKYRLTKLPSLVEYIGYCLCCGSHFAGPVFEMKDYLDWTEGKGIWSKEAKGPSPSPYGATIRALIQAGFCMALYLYLVPYFPLSRFTEPIYQEWGFWKKFGYQYMSGFTARWKYYFIWSVSEASIIISGLGFSGWVNSSPPKPRWDRAKNVDILGVEFAKSSVMIPTVWNIQVSTWLRHYVYERLVQSGKKPRFFQLLATQTISAIWHGVYPGYIIFFVQSALMIAGSRAIYRWQQVTAPSMANAFVFLNFAYTLVVINYSSVGFLVLNLHETLAVFGSVYYIGTILPILMILLGNVIKPRRPGRSKAQKEQ; this is translated from the exons ATGGCCATGGAGGTGGAGCTTGAACCCATGGCCGCTTCCATCGGCGTCACAGTCCCCGTGCTCCGCTTTCTCCTCTGCTTCGCAGCCACCATTCCTCTCAGCTTCCTGTGGCGCATCGTCCCCGGCCGCCTCCCTAAGCATCTATACTCTGCCGGCGTCGGCGTCTCCCTTTCTTACATTTCCTTCGGTTTGTCTTCCAACATGCACTTCTCGGTCTTGATCATGATTGGTTACTCCTCCATGCTCCTCTTTCGCCCCCGATGCGGCATCCTCACCTTCTTCCTCGGATTCGGTTATCTCATTGGCTG CCATGTGTATTACATGAGTGGAGATGTATGGAAGGATGGTGGCATCGATGACACTG GGGCCTTAATGGTGTTGACCCTGAAGATCATCTCTTGTTTGTTTAATTACAATGATGGATTGTTGAAAGAGGAAGAAGGTTTACGCGAAGCCCAACGGAAATACAGGTTGACGAAGTTACCTTCTCTGGTTGAGTATATTGGTTACTGCCTCTGCTGTGGGAGTCACTTTGCTGGTCCTGTCTTTGAAATGAAGGATTATCTTGATTGGACTGAAGGAAAGGGG ATTTGGAGCAAAGAAGCGAAAGggccatcaccatcaccatatGGAGCAACCATTCGGGCTCTTATCCAAGCTGGTTTTTGCATGGCCTTGTATTTGTATCTAGTCCCTTATTTTCCTCTGTCCAGGTTTACAGAGCCTATATACCAAGAATGGGGATTCTGGAAAAAGTTTGGTTACCAATATATGTCCGGCTTCACAGCACGTTGGAAGTATTATTTCATTTGGTCAGTTTCAGAAGCTTCTATTAtcatctctggtcttggtttcAGTGGTTGGGTGAATTCGTCTCCACCAAAGCCAAGATGGGATCGAGCGAAGAATGTAGATATTTTAGGTGTTGAGTTCGCAAAGAGTTCTGTTATGATTCCAACTGTGTGGAATATTCAAGTTAGCACATGGCTTCGTCATT ATGTTTATGAGCGGCTTGTTCAGAGTGGTAAGAAACCCAGATTCTTTCAGTTACTTGCTACACAGACCATTAGTGCTATTTGGCAT GGGGTGTATCCTGGATACATCATCTTCTTTGTTCAGTCGGCGTTAATGATTGCTGGTTCAAGAG CCATTTACAGATGGCAGCAAGTGACGGCCCCATCAATGGCAAACGCAtttgtgtttttgaattttgcttATACACTTGTCGTTATAAATTACTCTAGCGTCGGTTTCTTG GTGCTAAACCTGCATGAAACTCTTGCCGTGTTCGGAAGTGTGTATTATATTGGAACTATTCTTCCCATTTTAATGATTCTTCTTGGTAATGTAATCAAACCTAGGAGGCCTGGAAGAtccaaagctcaaaaagagcAATGA